The following coding sequences lie in one Metallumcola ferriviriculae genomic window:
- a CDS encoding CheB methylesterase domain-containing protein: MNKLNVVILTANSLNKRHLVDAVKSTELAQVVCATSEETTMLEKISSSTIDVLIIIGVPPKKAVLSTVNVISQTHPNLHLILAVQHNEKDSIVRLHSLPELDVLDFLLLPHECGTKKHFEGIRNQLNGIFTQVITNKFTSITKKRLVPNTIGPEFEQMIPNGKVAAQTQLKPVELVVMAASTGGPAALESICRKLPPNFDIPILVIQHMPIKLTKNLARSLNKVSSLPVTELHEGDPIEPGQIMIAPGGLHSTIRISRGKRITKLLATPPVNGVRPAADVLFSSVAAAYAGKNILAIILTGMGTDGTNGVKALKSSCNCYCLAQNEGSCAVYGMPKSVVNAGLVDQVKDLKDLAMEIIKIVSSGDVKREC, encoded by the coding sequence TTGAATAAGTTGAACGTTGTAATACTGACTGCAAACAGTTTGAACAAAAGACATTTGGTTGATGCCGTGAAAAGCACAGAGCTTGCTCAAGTTGTATGTGCCACATCCGAGGAAACAACTATGCTAGAGAAGATATCATCTTCAACAATTGATGTTTTAATAATCATAGGGGTACCACCAAAAAAAGCAGTCCTTTCCACCGTTAATGTTATTAGTCAGACTCATCCAAATCTTCACCTAATTTTAGCTGTTCAACATAACGAAAAAGATAGTATCGTGCGGTTACATTCGCTTCCAGAGTTGGATGTTTTGGATTTCCTCCTCCTCCCACATGAATGCGGCACGAAGAAACATTTTGAAGGGATACGCAATCAACTCAATGGAATTTTTACTCAAGTAATCACTAACAAATTTACATCCATTACTAAGAAAAGGTTGGTACCCAACACTATCGGGCCAGAGTTTGAACAAATGATACCCAATGGGAAGGTTGCCGCCCAAACTCAATTAAAACCTGTTGAATTAGTGGTGATGGCTGCTTCAACTGGTGGCCCCGCTGCCCTGGAAAGTATCTGCAGGAAACTACCACCAAACTTTGATATACCCATCTTGGTTATTCAGCACATGCCAATAAAGCTTACTAAAAACCTGGCTCGTTCCTTAAATAAGGTATCCTCTTTACCCGTGACCGAACTTCATGAAGGAGACCCTATTGAGCCTGGCCAAATAATGATCGCTCCCGGCGGTCTACATTCAACCATACGTATCTCTCGGGGGAAAAGGATTACTAAGTTATTAGCAACACCACCTGTGAATGGTGTCCGGCCGGCTGCAGATGTGCTATTTAGCTCTGTCGCTGCTGCTTATGCCGGAAAAAATATTTTAGCTATCATTTTAACAGGTATGGGCACAGATGGTACAAATGGTGTAAAAGCATTAAAAAGTAGCTGTAACTGCTATTGTCTGGCCCAAAATGAAGGCAGCTGCGCTGTTTACGGAATGCCTAAAAGCGTTGTAAATGCTGGTCTGGTTGACCAGGTGAAAGACTTGAAAGATTTAGCCATGGAAATAATAAAAATAGTTTCAAGTGGGGATGTAAAACGTGAATGCTAA
- a CDS encoding chemotaxis protein CheW, which yields MENAELLKEFVEEALTHIETVEIELLNLENGPTENKTIDELFRAVHSIKGTAGFFSLQNIVQLSHSMENIFDKVKNGTATTDEMIDNLLSANDCLKQMVADVENSDNLDISHELNKLSLFINTCPNAVTDQPPVVELNTETEIEKNTVYKTETLAAPVSKVLSFYLSNNHYGLDITAVKEINRKIEFTLVPDTPDHIVGLFNMRGQVVTLINLAKLLNCETSQSLTQSCCIILKCAGGDHNFVGFLIDQPGSVTEINMEMSEHPPANIGEQENKFVSKVIKLEHELLRLIDHNAILEYQ from the coding sequence GTGGAAAATGCCGAGCTTTTAAAAGAATTTGTGGAAGAAGCCTTAACCCACATAGAAACTGTTGAAATAGAGCTGCTTAATTTGGAAAACGGCCCTACCGAGAACAAAACCATTGATGAGCTATTTCGAGCTGTGCACAGTATCAAAGGAACAGCCGGATTCTTTAGTTTGCAAAATATTGTTCAGTTATCTCACTCTATGGAAAACATTTTTGATAAAGTTAAAAATGGTACGGCGACAACTGATGAAATGATTGATAATCTCTTATCAGCTAATGATTGTTTGAAACAAATGGTCGCAGATGTTGAAAACAGCGATAACTTAGATATCTCTCATGAATTAAATAAGTTGTCTTTGTTTATTAACACTTGCCCAAATGCCGTAACCGATCAACCTCCAGTGGTGGAGCTAAACACTGAAACTGAAATTGAAAAAAATACAGTTTATAAAACTGAAACATTGGCAGCTCCGGTAAGTAAGGTGCTTTCCTTTTATCTCTCCAACAATCATTACGGATTGGACATAACCGCTGTTAAAGAAATTAACCGTAAAATCGAGTTTACATTGGTGCCGGATACGCCCGACCATATTGTAGGGTTATTTAATATGCGGGGCCAAGTTGTCACTTTAATCAACTTAGCAAAACTGTTAAACTGTGAAACATCTCAAAGTCTAACCCAATCTTGCTGTATAATTCTAAAATGTGCAGGCGGCGATCATAATTTCGTTGGCTTCTTAATTGACCAGCCCGGATCAGTTACTGAAATTAATATGGAAATGTCCGAGCATCCCCCGGCAAATATTGGGGAGCAGGAGAATAAATTTGTGTCTAAAGTAATTAAATTGGAGCATGAACTGCTGAGGTTAATCGATCATAATGCGATACTGGAATACCAATAG
- a CDS encoding methyl-accepting chemotaxis protein has product MKKNFRSIKFKLTVTFITLMAVSLLLILFYNHSQAQTLAIPGALLTAAFIVVILATMVFNLVLTSLVVNPIKNLQAILPQTDQGELIATKEFHSKNDEIGQLTASCHTLLDKIEGVLTDVNISSATFNGTLENLHVGAGNMIAKTEIMAAQAQTIALTVTETSENVQGTATVSSEASDRINLIASSANEMFITIQGLASASEEISVSVDQVSDGVDQISISINNISHSAQDMSEAVNNVATAVKEINISLNEVSNNCERSTEITAEAETSAWETKEIIEKLNNSSKQIGKIIGVINDIADQTNMLALNAAIEAAGAGEAGRGFAVVANEVKELAKQTAEATDEISQQIETMQGSMQGAVNAVETITQIIDESTTITNTIATAVAEQSATTGEISKSIISAAEKVSLITNEITEVASNSEQVASNTSEASKGVQEIAQSANELSLTANEIAENTLTASEKVTQVADDAADVARNITQATASIKEVSIEANDTVAAAKEVDGFTKELAASFEIMTSHGDKLEFLKTR; this is encoded by the coding sequence ATGAAAAAAAATTTTAGAAGTATTAAATTTAAACTGACGGTCACCTTTATCACTCTAATGGCAGTGTCATTACTACTGATCCTCTTTTATAACCATTCTCAAGCCCAAACTTTAGCAATCCCCGGAGCTTTATTAACTGCTGCATTTATTGTAGTGATACTTGCTACTATGGTCTTTAATTTAGTGCTGACAAGCCTGGTAGTTAATCCTATCAAAAACCTCCAAGCAATACTACCTCAGACTGACCAAGGAGAATTAATAGCAACTAAGGAGTTCCATTCCAAAAATGATGAAATAGGACAGCTAACTGCTTCGTGCCATACGTTATTAGATAAAATCGAAGGCGTACTCACGGATGTTAATATTAGCAGTGCCACTTTCAATGGGACATTGGAAAACCTGCATGTGGGCGCCGGTAATATGATAGCAAAAACCGAAATTATGGCCGCACAAGCCCAAACGATAGCCCTAACAGTTACGGAAACCTCCGAAAACGTCCAAGGTACCGCTACTGTTTCCTCCGAAGCCAGCGACCGCATCAACCTTATTGCTTCTTCAGCGAACGAAATGTTTATTACCATCCAGGGTTTAGCTTCCGCCTCCGAAGAAATCTCTGTAAGTGTAGACCAAGTCAGCGATGGTGTAGACCAAATATCCATTAGCATAAATAATATTTCCCACTCAGCCCAGGACATGTCCGAAGCCGTTAATAACGTTGCCACAGCTGTTAAGGAGATTAACATATCGCTTAATGAAGTTAGTAATAACTGTGAACGTTCTACCGAAATCACGGCTGAAGCAGAAACTAGTGCATGGGAGACAAAAGAAATTATTGAAAAATTGAACAATTCCTCAAAACAGATAGGAAAAATAATTGGTGTTATTAACGACATTGCCGATCAGACAAATATGTTAGCGCTAAATGCGGCGATAGAAGCAGCAGGTGCTGGAGAAGCAGGCCGCGGCTTTGCCGTAGTAGCTAATGAAGTAAAAGAACTGGCTAAACAAACCGCTGAAGCAACAGATGAAATCAGTCAACAGATTGAAACCATGCAGGGAAGCATGCAAGGAGCGGTTAATGCCGTAGAAACCATCACACAAATTATTGACGAAAGCACAACCATTACTAATACCATCGCCACCGCAGTTGCGGAACAATCAGCCACAACCGGGGAAATCTCGAAATCAATCATATCCGCTGCGGAAAAGGTCAGTCTTATTACTAATGAAATTACGGAAGTTGCTTCTAATTCGGAACAAGTTGCCAGCAATACTTCGGAGGCATCTAAAGGTGTCCAAGAAATAGCCCAATCAGCCAATGAACTATCTCTTACGGCCAACGAAATTGCTGAAAACACCCTTACTGCTTCAGAAAAAGTTACTCAAGTTGCCGATGATGCAGCAGATGTAGCTAGAAATATCACCCAAGCTACAGCCAGCATTAAGGAAGTTAGCATAGAAGCTAATGATACAGTTGCGGCGGCGAAAGAAGTAGATGGTTTCACAAAAGAACTAGCCGCTTCCTTTGAGATAATGACGTCCCATGGCGATAAACTTGAATTCCTCAAAACACGGTGA